The proteins below come from a single Pichia kudriavzevii chromosome 2, complete sequence genomic window:
- a CDS encoding uncharacterized protein (PKUD0B12520; similar to Saccharomyces cerevisiae YMR015C (ERG5); ancestral locus Anc_2.562), whose amino-acid sequence MEALNVDTKDALESVVNNSTTAVVENIGILNKVQSLSWFQIIVSLIVVGLTYDQISYQIMKGSIAGPRYKFWPIIGPFLESLDPKFEEYKAKWNSGPLSCVSIFHKFVVIASDTTLARKIFQSPSFVKPCVVDVAVKILRPTNWVFLDGKAHVDYRKGLNPLFTKKALEIYIPEQEKVIDRYLDKFVDITKDGAKVFFPEFREFLCAISLKTFCGDYITEEQIQMIADNYYKVTAALELVNFPIIIPYTKTWYGKKIADDSMKIFENCAQKSKDAILKGKKPNCVMDEWILSMYKSNGQIETGEEVKAKVRLFSNKEISEAIFTFLFASQDASSSLCCWIFQILADRPDVVKKIREEQLRVRNGDPNVRVNGDLIDKMTYTNMVIKETLRYRPPVIMVPYVAKKAYPVTDSYTVPKGAMIIPSVYPALHDPEVYENPDEFIPERWVEGSPATEAKKNWLVFGTGTHVCLGQTYVMMSFAAIIGKACMFTDFKHTVTPLSEEIKVFATIFPKDDLILKFDKRDPATIE is encoded by the coding sequence ATGGAGGCACTCAACGTTGACACCAAAGACGCTTTGGAAAGCGTAGTTAATAATTCCACCACCGCcgttgttgaaaatattggCATTTTGAATAAAGTCCAATCATTATCCTGGTTCCAGATCATTGTGTCTTTGATCGTGGTGGGACTAACATATGACCAAATCTCATATCAAATTATGAAGGGATCCATTGCGGGTCCACGCTACAAGTTTTGGCCAATAATTGGACCTTTCTTGGAGAGTTTAGATCcgaaatttgaagaatataaGGCAAAATGGAATTCCGGTCCATTGTCATGTGTCTCTATTTTCCACAAGTTTGTCGTCATTGCATCTGACACAACTTTGGCgagaaaaatatttcaatcACCATCCTTTGTCAAGCCGTGTGTTGTTGACGTGGCTGTGAAAATCTTGAGACCAACCAATTGGGTCTTCCTTGACGGTAAAGCACATGTTGACTATAGGAAAGGCTTGAATCCTTTGTTCACAAAGAAAGCTTTGGAAATCTACATTCCCGAACAAGAAAAAGTCATTGATCGTTATTTGGACaaatttgttgatatcaCAAAAGATGGTGCTAAAGTCTTTTTCCCTGAATTTAGAGAGTTTTTATGTGCAATCTCCTTGAAAACCTTTTGTGGTGATTATATCACTGAGGaacaaatccaaatgattGCTGATAATTATTACAAGGTGACTGCTGCTTTAGAATTAGTCAATTTCCCTATCATTATTCCTTATACCAAAACCTGGTATGGTAAGAAAATTGCCGAtgattcaatgaaaatctTCGAAAACTGTGCtcaaaaatccaaagatGCTATACTGAAGGGTAAGAAACCAAACTGTGTTATGGATGAATGGATCCTTTCGATGTACAAGTCAAACGGTCAAATTGAAACTGGGGAAGAGGTTAAGGCTAAGGTTAGACTATTctcaaacaaagaaattagTGAAGCAATTTTCACTTTCTTATTTGCGTCCCAAGATGCTTCATCTTCCTTATGCTGTTggattttccaaatcttaGCTGATAGACCAGATGTTGTCAAGAAGATCAGAGAGGAACAATTGAGGGTCAGAAATGGTGATCCTAATGTTCGTGTCAATGGCGATTTGATCGATAAGATGACATACACTAATATGGTAATTAAAGAAACCCTAAGATATAGACCACCGGTTATCATGGTTCCATACGTTGCAAAGAAGGCATACCCGGTTACCGATAGTTATACCGTTCCAAAGGGTGCCATGATCATTCCTTCTGTCTATCCTGCTCTACACGATCCTGAAGTTTACGAAAATCCAGATGAGTTCATTCCAGAGAGATGGGTTGAGGGATCACCTGCTACGGAGGCGAAGAAAAACTGGCTGGTCTTTGGTACTGGTACTCACGTTTGTTTGGGTCAAACCTATGTTATGATGTCATTTGCTGCTATTATTGGAAAGGCGTGTATGTTTACTGATTTCAAACACACTGTTACGCCATTGAGTGAAGAGATTAAAGTCTTTGCAACCATCTTCCCAAAGGATGATTTAATCCTCAAGTTTGATAAAAGAGATCCAGCAACCATTGAATAA